Proteins encoded within one genomic window of Microbacterium sp. zg-B185:
- the ettA gene encoding energy-dependent translational throttle protein EttA translates to MAEYIYSMVRARKAVGDKVILDDVTMAFLPGAKIGVVGPNGAGKSTILKIMAGIDTPSNGEAKLSPGYSVGILMQEPELDEDKTVLENVQQGVGPIKEKLDRFNEISALMADPDADFDTLLAEMGTLQEAIDAADAWDLDSQLEQAMDALRTPPSEAIVSNLSGGEKRRVALCKLLLQKPDLLLLDEPTNHLDAESVQWLEQHLAKYPGAVLAVTHDRYFLDHVAEWICEVDRGRLYPYEGNYSTYLEKKQERLQVQGKKDAKLAKRLASELEWVRSNAKGRQTKSKSRLARYEEMAAEADRTRKLDFDEIVIPPGPRLGQLVLEAKNLQKGFDGRSLIDGLSFTLPRNGIVGIIGPNGVGKTTLFKTIVGLEPLDGGQLKVGETVEISYVDQTRGGIDPNKSLWEVVSDGQDWIQVGKVEIPSRAYVSQFGFKGPDQQKKAGVLSGGERNRLNLALTLKQGGNLLLLDEPTNDLDVETLGSLENALLEFPGCAVVITHDRWFLDRIATHILAYEGTEEEPDKWHWFEGNFEAYEENKIQRLGPDAAKPHRSTYRKLTRD, encoded by the coding sequence CAACGGCGCCGGAAAATCCACGATTCTGAAGATCATGGCGGGGATCGACACCCCGAGCAACGGCGAGGCGAAGCTCAGCCCCGGCTACAGCGTCGGCATCCTCATGCAGGAGCCGGAGCTGGACGAGGACAAGACCGTGCTGGAGAACGTCCAGCAGGGCGTCGGTCCGATCAAGGAGAAGCTCGACCGCTTCAACGAGATCTCGGCGCTGATGGCCGATCCGGATGCCGACTTCGACACGCTGCTGGCCGAGATGGGCACGCTCCAGGAGGCGATCGACGCCGCTGATGCGTGGGATCTGGACTCGCAACTGGAGCAGGCGATGGACGCGCTGCGCACGCCGCCGTCCGAGGCGATCGTCTCGAACCTCTCCGGTGGCGAGAAGCGCCGCGTCGCGCTGTGCAAGCTCCTGCTGCAGAAGCCCGATCTCCTGCTCCTCGACGAGCCCACCAACCACCTCGATGCCGAAAGCGTCCAGTGGCTCGAGCAGCACCTCGCCAAGTACCCCGGCGCCGTGCTGGCCGTCACGCACGACCGGTACTTCCTCGACCACGTCGCGGAATGGATCTGCGAGGTCGACCGCGGCCGGCTCTACCCGTACGAGGGCAACTATTCGACCTACCTCGAGAAGAAGCAGGAACGGCTCCAGGTCCAGGGCAAGAAGGACGCCAAGCTCGCCAAGCGGCTCGCATCCGAGCTGGAATGGGTGCGCAGCAACGCCAAGGGCCGCCAGACCAAGTCCAAGTCGCGTCTGGCACGCTATGAGGAGATGGCCGCGGAGGCGGACCGCACGCGGAAGCTCGATTTCGACGAGATCGTGATCCCGCCCGGGCCGCGCCTGGGACAGCTCGTCCTGGAGGCGAAGAACCTCCAAAAGGGCTTCGACGGCCGCAGCCTCATCGACGGACTGAGCTTCACGCTGCCGCGCAACGGCATCGTCGGCATCATCGGGCCCAACGGCGTCGGCAAGACCACGCTGTTCAAGACGATCGTCGGACTGGAGCCGCTGGACGGCGGGCAGCTCAAGGTCGGCGAGACCGTCGAGATCTCGTACGTGGACCAGACTCGCGGCGGGATCGACCCGAACAAGTCGCTGTGGGAGGTCGTCAGCGACGGCCAGGACTGGATCCAGGTCGGCAAGGTCGAGATCCCGTCGCGCGCGTACGTCTCGCAGTTCGGGTTCAAGGGCCCGGATCAGCAGAAGAAGGCCGGAGTCCTCTCCGGCGGTGAGCGCAACCGCCTCAACCTGGCGCTGACTCTCAAGCAGGGTGGCAACCTGCTGCTGCTCGACGAGCCGACGAACGACCTGGACGTCGAGACGCTCGGCAGCCTGGAGAACGCTCTGCTGGAATTCCCCGGCTGCGCCGTGGTCATCACTCACGACCGGTGGTTCCTGGACCGCATCGCCACGCACATCCTGGCGTACGAGGGCACCGAAGAAGAGCCCGACAAGTGGCACTGGTTCGAGGGGAACTTCGAGGCGTACGAGGAGAACAAGATCCAGCGCCTGGGACCGGATGCGGCCAAGCCGCATCGCTCCACGTACCGCAAGCTCACCCGTGACTGA
- a CDS encoding thioesterase family protein has product MTDEPTRAAASARRIHIAINLRWGDLDAFNHVNNAAMLKLLEEVRIRAFWRPGIDEEAPPTAVLDSGIDTGTLTLVARQEIEYLRPVPYQRNPLDVQLWFGKVGGSSIEVCYEVFSPATSAQQELYARASAVVVMVDAATGRPVRLTDEQRQAWTPYLGEPIAYAHRR; this is encoded by the coding sequence GTGACTGATGAGCCGACCCGGGCAGCGGCATCCGCCCGGCGAATCCACATTGCGATAAACCTGCGCTGGGGCGATCTGGACGCGTTCAATCACGTCAACAACGCCGCGATGCTGAAGCTCCTCGAAGAGGTGCGCATTCGCGCGTTCTGGCGGCCGGGAATCGACGAGGAGGCGCCGCCGACCGCGGTGCTGGACTCCGGGATCGACACCGGTACGCTGACGCTCGTCGCCCGGCAGGAGATCGAGTATCTGCGTCCGGTGCCGTACCAGCGCAATCCGCTGGACGTGCAGCTCTGGTTCGGCAAGGTCGGCGGATCCAGCATCGAGGTCTGCTACGAGGTGTTCAGCCCCGCCACCTCGGCCCAGCAGGAGCTGTACGCCCGTGCCTCGGCCGTCGTCGTGATGGTGGATGCCGCCACGGGCAGACCCGTGCGACTGACCGACGAACAGCGGCAGGCCTGGACGCCCTATCTGGGCGAACCCATCGCGTACGCGCACCGTCGCTGA